Genomic segment of Nostoc sp. TCL240-02:
TGAGCAGATCCAGGCCTCTCTTTGAGATGCTACGCGAACAAAGTAGGGCTAGTAGTCTGTCCCATTAAATATAATGGGTGAACTCATTCTTAGCTTTTCTTCCTTTGCGCTCTTTGCGTCCTACTCTGCGGGAAGCCGCTCCGCGTCTATGCGGTTCGTTCTTTTATCCCTCAAAATCAAATTGACAGACCACTAGAGCCGTTGACTACAAACTTTTAATTAATGATCCGATCGCCTTTACCAATTCTTCTGGATCTACAGGTTTGGAAATATGCTGTTGAAATCCGGCTGCGATCGCTTGCCGAGAATCCATCTCTCCAGCATAGGCTGTTAGAGCGATCGCGGGAATTGTCCCACCTTTCTCTGGTTCCAGACTCCTGATCTGTCGCATCAGCATATAACCATCCATTTCTGGCATCCCAATATCGCTAATAATCAAATTTGGCTGGGATTGACTCAGTGCAGTTAAAGCTGCAATGGCTGAGGCTACAGCTGTCACCGTTGCACCATATTGCTCCAGCATGAAAGGTAAAAATTCTCGCATATCTGCATCATCATCGACCACGAGAATATTTAAGCCAGATAAAGGTAAGGACTGATCTGGCAGCAGTGAGGAGGTATTTATTTTATCTTTGATTCCTTTACTTTCATCCTGTAAACATGGAAGTCGGACGGTGAAAGTTGCTCCTTTTTCTTCACCCAGGCTTTCTACTTGCACAGTTCCGCCGTGAAGTTCAACAAGATGCCGGACGATCGCTAATCCTAAACCTAAACCGCCAAATTTCCGGGTTGTGGCTCCATCTGCTTGACGGAAATAATCAAAGACATAAGGTAAGAACTCAGGTACAATCCCTTTACCTGTATCAGTTACGCAGATTTGTACCTGTGAGCCAACTTGCTCTAATTTAATTGTTACCTGTCCTCTATTAGGAGTAAACTTAATTGCATTGGAAAGAATATTCCAAATGACTTGTTGCAATCGATTGCCATCACCTAAAACTTGCCCGACACCAGATTCAAAAATTGTCTCAATCTCGATGGACTTAGCCTGTGCTGATAAACGTACTGTTTCGATCGCAGCTTCAATGACTGATACCAAATTAATGGGGCCGAAATTGAGGTTGAGTTTACCCTGAAGGATACGGGAAACATCAAGCAAATCTTCAATTAATTGGGTTTGTAATTTGGCATTGCGCTCAATAGTTTCGAGGGCGCGATCGCTTGTTGCTTGGTCAAGTTTGCGACTCCGCATCAGCTTTGTCCAACCCAGAATGGGGTTAAGCGGTGTTCTCAATTCATGGGATAGCACAGCTAAAAATTCATCTTTGATGCGGTTTGCTGATTCTGCAGCGTTTCGCGCTGTTCGTTCCGCTTCGTAAAGGTGGGCACGAGCGATCGCTTGGGCGCATTGTTGAGCAACAGCCAAGATAAAGGCTTGATCCTCTCCACTAAGTAGTTGAAGTTGGTCAAATCCTAAAGTGACACCTCCCACTGCCGAACCTTCCACCATCAAGGGAATAGAAATCCAGGCATCAATATCGTATTGGGCGTAAGCTTCAGCTAGATGAGGATAACGAGCCATTCTATTTTGCTTCGATTCAATCCAAGTAGGTTGCCCAGTCCGCACAGCTTCGGCTAAAGGGGAAGGTGAATCAATAGAAAAATGCCGCCAAGCTTCTACCAAATCTTGGTTATAACCAACCGTCTGCACAATTTCTAGTTCAGTCTTGTTTTCATTTAGTAAGGCAACGAGGGCAGAATTCGCTCCCAAGGCAGCCATACTCTGCTCTACAATGACCTCAGAGACTTGGGCTGGTGTCAGCGATTCTGAAAGGGCAGCCGTAATGGATTGGAGACGGGCAATGCGCTCTAGGGCTATTTCTGCCGTTTTTTGGGCTTGCTGCGCTTCTTGGTAAAGGCGGGCATTATCGATGGCGATCGCCGCTCGATGGGCAATATCTTCAGCTAGTGACAAGTCAGATGTGCTGTAACGACGTTCTGATTCCGATGTAAAAAAGGAAATTGCACCAAAAATTCTTTCACGTGCCATTAAGGGTAACATTATACAGGACTTTAAACCAATTTCACGTATAATCCTTAGATGTTCTGCATTTTGGATGCCTTTTGCTAATAGTGCATCTGAGATTTCAGTTACCATTTCAGGAATTCCTGTACGCAGTACTTTCGGCACACCTCCCGGTTCATCCAACTTTCTCGGATAATGCTGATGAAGTTCCCAACCGAGTTTAACTTTCTCTGGATCTCGGTGAGCAACTGCTACCCGATTAATTGATTGGTTGTCTTGTAGCAGATCAACGCTACACCAATCAGCAAAGTAAGGCACAACTAAGTTTGCCACACTTGCTAGCGTGTTTTCGTAATTGAGGGAAGAAGCCAAGGTTGCACTGACTTGAGCTAAAAATGCTGCTTGTTGCTGATCGGTTTCTGCTTCTTGTCGCGCGGTTTGCTCTTGAATAAGTTGGATACGTTCGGCTTCAGCTTGTTTGCGATCTGTGATATCAAGTACAATGCCACTCATGTGTGTAGCTTTACCTACTTCGTTGAAAAAGGCTTTTCCCCGGCAGGCTAGGTAGCGGATACTGCTGTCATCCCAAATAATTCGATATTCTAAATCATGCTCTACGCCTTCGTTAATCGCTCGGCTCAACGATTGAGCCAGCAATGGGCTATCATCTGGATGCAGACGAGCTAAGATGGATTCAAAGGTTGCAACAAAAGTTTCAGGTGTTAACCCAAATAGTTGATAAATCTGCTGATCCCAGTTAAACAAATCATTGGCAATATCCCAACTCCAAACACCAATTTTGCCAGATTTTAATGCCAGGTTAAGCTGTTCTTGACTGTTCTCTAAACCTTGATAAAGACGAGCATTTTCTAGAGAAATAGCAATTTGAACTGTCAAAATCTCTAGTACGGAAAGTTTTTCCTGTGTAAAGGCGCTGGGGATAAGATTGTTTTCCAAATATAAAATACCAAGTAATTTCGACTGACGCGCGATCGGTAAACAAAGTACAGATTTAGGTTGTTTCTGGATTACATACTCATCTCCAGAAAACATATTTTGCTCAGTAGCATTCTGCAAAATCACTGTTTCTTGAGTTTGCTGAACATAATTCAGCATTGATTGCGGAATAACTTGTGAAATTTCGCCATCAAATGCGGGTCGAGAAACATTGAGTTTTTCAACCTGGGAATTAACCTTAGCTTCTACTTCTATGACCAGATTTTGCTCGTGTTCAAGCAATAAGTAACCGATTTCTCCTCCTACTTGCTCGATGACAATTTGCATTAATGTCTTCAACAACCGCGAAAAAACAATTTCACTCGATATGCTTTGAGAAGCTTTAACTACCGATAAAAAGTTTAAATGCTCGCCTGTGGTGATAAATGTTCCGTTAGAAGTAAGCTGTTGTTGTGGCAATAACTGAGGATAGGATTCTTCGAGGTGCTTAACTTTTGCAGATGCCTCCCAGCGCAGATATGAATTTTTAGCTTCTTGTAAGTAAGTTTTGGCAATTAATTCAAACTCTCGCTCAAAGTAAAACTTAGCGTCTAGCTCATTAGCCAAAGCTTCATATTGTACAAATCCCTGCTCACGGGCTGAAGTAATTGATTGCTCATACAAGCTCATTGCTTCCAAGTCTCGACCTTTAATTCGAGCTATTTCAGCAGCTACTAATTGAGACTTGTGTAAGAAGTTTTCAGGGCAGTGATAAGCCCAGTATTGCAATTGTTGTTGATGGGATTTTAGAGTTAGTAAAAACTGTTCTTGCTCTGAAAAAGATACTGTTGAATAAAGAGCCGTTAAAGTCAGTGAGTAATATAAAATATAATCTGTTTCAATGGGTAATGCCAGTGTTGCTATAGGAAATTGAGATAATTTTAATGCACATTTTAGTGCTTCTGTATATTCTCTATATGTAAAAAAGATAATTAATTTAATAATATTATAAAAAATAATTCCACTGACAAAACCTGCATCTTTAATAATAGATAAAGCGTAGGATTCATCAAATTCATCATTACTTAGAGTCAACCTTTGGTAAGTAAGTCCGCGCAGATTCATCAGCAACATCTGCTGTAGTCTGATTGTCTGATAGACAGCCTCATGTTTAGACTGGCAGGCAAATGCAGTATATTTTTCTAGCGATTTGTATGTTTCTGCAAGTGGAAAACCTAACTGGATAATTTGCCACGAGCCTTGATAACCATTGTAGTTTGCCATCGTCACATCGCCTGCTTCCACACAGCTAATAAATCCCAGTTCTAAAAAAGGAATATCGCTAGCAATGTGGTTACGCCAAACGTTAATATGGCTTCCATGAATGTGTAAAACAACTCCTCTAAGTTTCAAGTCGTGAAACTTTTCATTCAATTGAATTGCCATCTCAGAAAATGCGTAACCTGTAGGAATATCATGGAAGATAGAAACCAACAACATGGCGTACATACTGTAAGCAAAACAGGAATCTTCCGTATTCCCAAACTTGAGTGAGTAGTTAACTGCTTTCAGTACGACTAAAGGAAAGAGATGAGGTCTACCAAGATAAGTAGGCGGGCCCAAAGTTGTCAACAGACTAATTACTGTTTTAATATTGGGGTCTTCAATTACTAAAGCATTAATTAAATCTGAGACTTGTCTGTTATCTAGATTAGTTGATATCTGGTTTCTTTCAATTGCGATCGCAGCTTTCACTTCCTCATCTGTATCAGGGAATGTCACCTCAAAAAGTTTTAAAGCTTCTAATCCCAATGTCAGCGCCTCTTCAAATCTACCTGCGACTTGATAGAGTCTGATTTGCGACATATAAATATTAGATTTGTCTACATGAGATTCTGCTTTGAGCAATAGTAATTCAAATAGTTGTTCTGCTTGTTCTAAATTTCCGGTTAAGAATTCACATTCAGCTAGTTCTCTAAATAAAGTAAATGTTTGTTCGTATTGTTCTATCCAGGTATTTTCAGCTAAAAGATTCATGGCAACGCTAAAAAATCTTTTAGCAGGAATGTAGGCTATAGATGCTTTTGCTTTCTTAGCAGCGATTAAATTCAATCTTACCAACTCATCTTTTTCTGTCTGTTCAATAATCAGATGAACCGCGAGATTTAGTTGATTAACTAAATCAAAAATTTGCTCGTTAACTTGTTCATAACTGGAATTTTTTAGTAAAAGTCGCCCAATCTTCAGATGAGCTACCGACTTTGATTCATCAGCAATTAAGGAGTATGCAGCTTGTTGAACTCGGTCATGGTAGAAACGATAGTTTCTACCAGCACTTTCATCTGACTCTATAGGGATAATTAATCCTCTTAAAATTGCTTCAACAAGGGCATTTGCTGTTTCTTGAATAGATTGTTCACCAACGATCGCTAAAACTTCTAGATCAAAGCGATTACCAATACAGGAGGCTAATTTAAGCACTTCTTGAGTTGCGGCTGGTAGCTTTTGCATCCGCCCAATCATCAAGCTGACAATATTATCTGTAATACCTTGGGCTTCAATCTGAGCTAGATCCCATTGCCACCCCCCTTTTACCCCCTTGGTAAGGAGAGATTGACGGGGGTCAAAAATTAGCAGATTTTCTTGATGCAGTGTTTTCAGAAATTCATTGATAAAGAAAGGATTACCATCAGTTTTTTGGATAATCAATTGAGCAAGAGGTTCTACTCGTTCTGCTGAACTATGCAATGTATCAGCAATCAATTGATTTACATGAACAAGATTTAAAGGAGTAAGAATAATTTCAGTTTTTCTTACTCCCTGCTGGCAAATCTTCTCCATCATTAAACTAAAGGGATGCACAACATCTACTTCATTATCTTGATAAGCTAAAATAAAGCAGAGATAATGGATACTAGACCCAGTAATGACGGTTTGAATTAAATTTAAAGTAGCGCTGTCTGCCCACTGCATATCATCTAAAAAAACAGTGAGTGGATGTTCCTTTTGCGAAAATACACTGAGAAAATTCTGAAATACTAAATTAAATCTATTTTGAGATTCAGAAGGCCCTAATTCTGGTATAGGTGGCTGTTCTCCAACAATTAATTCAACTTCTGGAATTACATCGGTGATTAATCTACCATTGTTCCCTAATGCTATTTGTATTCGCTTTTTCCAATTGGCAAGTTGTTCTTCAGGCTCAGTTAAAATTTGTCTAACAAGTGTTTTAAAAGCTTGAACAATGGTGGAGTAAGGAATATCTCGTTTATACTGATCGAATTTACCAAATATAAAAACGCCACGTTCTTTGACAATGGGCTTGTGAATCTCCTTAACTAAAGAATATTTACCAATCCCAGCATAGCCAGAGACGAGGACAAGTTCTGGTTTTCCTTGGCTAACAACTCGCTCAAATGCTTGGAGAAGCTTGGCAATTTCTTGTTCTCGTCCATACAATTTTTGAGGAATTTGAAAGCGTTTTGAGATATCTTGCTCACCCAAAATAAAGGATTGAATTTCTCCAGTTGTTTCCAATTGTTTTAAACACTGTTCCAAATCAAATTGCAAACCTAAAGCACTTTGATATCTCTGTTCTGCAACCTTCGACAACAATTTGATAATGATGTCACAGAGCATAAGGGGAATATCATCGTTGAGCTTTTTCGGAGATGGCGGAGATTGGGCAATATGACAATGCACCCACTCTAAGGGGTCTTTGCCTTGAAATGGTAGCTGATCTGTCAGCATCTCATAAAAGGTGACTCCCAGTGAATACAAATCGCTACGATGGTCAATTCCTCGATTCATCCGTCCGGTTTGTTCAGGTGAAAGATAAGGTAAACTGCCTTCAATGCGACTGGAACTGCTAACTATTTGCTGCTGATATGGAATAAAAGCAGCAATTCCAAAATCGGCGATTTTAACCTGACTGGTGTCGAGATTAACTAAGATATTTTGCGGCTTAATATCCTTGTGGACAATGTTACGAGTGTGAATTTGTGCGAGTTTGCTGGTGATTTCAATCGCAATCTTTAAGAACGAAACAGGTTCTTGAAATTGGTCTAGCAATTGATCGAGCGATCGCGCCTCAAAATCCTCCATAATCAAATAAGGGATTCCCTGGTGCATCTCTAAGGCGTATACCTTGACTGCGGCGGGGATATTTAACCTTTGAGCGATCGCATACTCACGTTTGAGTTGTTCAATATTATTGGGTGTACACTGTTCTGGACGTAGCCCTTTGATAATTACCGGACACTGGTCTTTAATCTTGATTCCACGGTATATGACTGCTTTTACCCCTGCTTTTAACAAAGTGACAATTTTAAATCCGGGTAATGCAATCATCATGCTAAATGCTCCAGCCGTGCTTCTTCCGAGATAATTCGAGCTTACTTGTATTTTAGATACATTTCTTTGGACAGATGAAATTTAGATGATATCAGCTTTGGATAATCACTTCTGTTAACTCTACAGACAAAAATAAGCTACAATTCAAGCAGAGTAAGCATTTCCCGCTCAGAAACTCCCCATGTTTGATAACCTGCAAACCCAAATTTACCAACTAGAACAATTTGCCAACAGCCTCGTTTCTAACCAACTGGCACACCTTAGCGTGGTCAGCGTTGGTATCATCTTTGGCGCTGGCTTGCTCACCAGTCTTACACCCTGTATGCTTTCTATGCTGCCAATTACCATTGGTTACATCGGCGGTTATGAAGCCAAAAACCGCTTGCAAGCAGCTGCCCAATCAACTTGGTTTGCTTTAGGATTAGCAACTACATTAGCCGGGATGGGAATAATAGCAGCTTTGGTAGGAAAAGTCTATGGACAAGTGGGAATTGGTTTGCCGATTATCGTCAGCATTATCGCAATTCTCATGGGGCTGAACTTACTAGAAGCACTACCTCTGCAATTTCCATCCTTGGGCGAAACGAATTGGATTTCGCAAGATTTACCTATAGGATTGCGTTCTTATTTACTGGGGCTGACTTTTGGCTTAGTTGCATCTCCTTGTAGCACGCCTGTTTTAGCCAGTTTACTGGGTTGGATTGCCAATACTCAAGACTTAATTTTAGGCGCTGTTTTGCTACTTTCGTACACAGCAGGTTATGTAGCACCATTGATTTTGGCGGGTACTTTTACAGCTTCAATTAAAAAATTACTAGAATTGCGTCGCTGGTCTGGTTGGATTAACCCAGTTAGCGGGGCGCTGTTGGTAGGATTCGGTGTATTTTCCTTAATTTCTCGGATTCCCCTTGGCAGTTTTTAATATCAATACCTTTGTTAGATTTTACACCTAATGACTTTAGAAGATTCAGCATCCAAAGAATTAAAATGGTGGGCAAGACCTGGCAATTACTTACGGCAAGAGCTTTTGCCCGTACTGACTAACTTACGACTAGCGATCGCACTACTGCTGTTGATTGCAATCTTTAGTTCCACCGGAACTGTAATTGAGCAAGGTCAGCCACCTGCATTTTATCAGGCTAACTACCCAGAACATCCAGCTTTATTTGGTTTCTTAACTTGGAAGGTAATTCAGGTAGTTGGGTTAGACCATGTATATCGTACCTGGTGGTTTCTGGCATTACTTATCTTATTTGGCACTAGCTTAACTGCTTGTTCTTTTACCCGTCAGTTACCAGCTTTAAAAGCTGCCCAGCGCTGGAAATATTACGAAGAACCACGGCAATTTCAAAAATTAGCTTTAAGTGCAGAACTAGATAATGGTTCTCTAAATTCTCTCAGCCAACTATTACAGAAACGCCGCTATAAAATTTTTCCAGATCAAGAAAAAGAAAATATCCTCTATGCCCGCAAAGGAATAGTCGGACGCATTGGTCCAATTATTGTTCATATTGGTATCGTAGCTATTCTACTAGGGGGAATTTGGGGGGCGATGACTGGGTTTATGGCACAGGAAATGATTGCCAGTGGCGATACATTTCAAGTGACAAATATTGTCGATGCTGGCCCAATAGCTGCCCAAGTCTCGAAAGATTGGTCTGTGCGCGTCAATCGTTTTTGGATTGACTACACTCCATCTGGTGGCATCGATCAATTTTATTCCGATATGTCTGTCTTAAATAAGCAGGGAGAGGAAGTTGACCACAAAAAGATTTTTGTCAACGAGCCTCTGCGCTATCGGGGCATAACCTTCTACCAAACTGAT
This window contains:
- a CDS encoding AAA family ATPase — its product is MMIALPGFKIVTLLKAGVKAVIYRGIKIKDQCPVIIKGLRPEQCTPNNIEQLKREYAIAQRLNIPAAVKVYALEMHQGIPYLIMEDFEARSLDQLLDQFQEPVSFLKIAIEITSKLAQIHTRNIVHKDIKPQNILVNLDTSQVKIADFGIAAFIPYQQQIVSSSSRIEGSLPYLSPEQTGRMNRGIDHRSDLYSLGVTFYEMLTDQLPFQGKDPLEWVHCHIAQSPPSPKKLNDDIPLMLCDIIIKLLSKVAEQRYQSALGLQFDLEQCLKQLETTGEIQSFILGEQDISKRFQIPQKLYGREQEIAKLLQAFERVVSQGKPELVLVSGYAGIGKYSLVKEIHKPIVKERGVFIFGKFDQYKRDIPYSTIVQAFKTLVRQILTEPEEQLANWKKRIQIALGNNGRLITDVIPEVELIVGEQPPIPELGPSESQNRFNLVFQNFLSVFSQKEHPLTVFLDDMQWADSATLNLIQTVITGSSIHYLCFILAYQDNEVDVVHPFSLMMEKICQQGVRKTEIILTPLNLVHVNQLIADTLHSSAERVEPLAQLIIQKTDGNPFFINEFLKTLHQENLLIFDPRQSLLTKGVKGGWQWDLAQIEAQGITDNIVSLMIGRMQKLPAATQEVLKLASCIGNRFDLEVLAIVGEQSIQETANALVEAILRGLIIPIESDESAGRNYRFYHDRVQQAAYSLIADESKSVAHLKIGRLLLKNSSYEQVNEQIFDLVNQLNLAVHLIIEQTEKDELVRLNLIAAKKAKASIAYIPAKRFFSVAMNLLAENTWIEQYEQTFTLFRELAECEFLTGNLEQAEQLFELLLLKAESHVDKSNIYMSQIRLYQVAGRFEEALTLGLEALKLFEVTFPDTDEEVKAAIAIERNQISTNLDNRQVSDLINALVIEDPNIKTVISLLTTLGPPTYLGRPHLFPLVVLKAVNYSLKFGNTEDSCFAYSMYAMLLVSIFHDIPTGYAFSEMAIQLNEKFHDLKLRGVVLHIHGSHINVWRNHIASDIPFLELGFISCVEAGDVTMANYNGYQGSWQIIQLGFPLAETYKSLEKYTAFACQSKHEAVYQTIRLQQMLLMNLRGLTYQRLTLSNDEFDESYALSIIKDAGFVSGIIFYNIIKLIIFFTYREYTEALKCALKLSQFPIATLALPIETDYILYYSLTLTALYSTVSFSEQEQFLLTLKSHQQQLQYWAYHCPENFLHKSQLVAAEIARIKGRDLEAMSLYEQSITSAREQGFVQYEALANELDAKFYFEREFELIAKTYLQEAKNSYLRWEASAKVKHLEESYPQLLPQQQLTSNGTFITTGEHLNFLSVVKASQSISSEIVFSRLLKTLMQIVIEQVGGEIGYLLLEHEQNLVIEVEAKVNSQVEKLNVSRPAFDGEISQVIPQSMLNYVQQTQETVILQNATEQNMFSGDEYVIQKQPKSVLCLPIARQSKLLGILYLENNLIPSAFTQEKLSVLEILTVQIAISLENARLYQGLENSQEQLNLALKSGKIGVWSWDIANDLFNWDQQIYQLFGLTPETFVATFESILARLHPDDSPLLAQSLSRAINEGVEHDLEYRIIWDDSSIRYLACRGKAFFNEVGKATHMSGIVLDITDRKQAEAERIQLIQEQTARQEAETDQQQAAFLAQVSATLASSLNYENTLASVANLVVPYFADWCSVDLLQDNQSINRVAVAHRDPEKVKLGWELHQHYPRKLDEPGGVPKVLRTGIPEMVTEISDALLAKGIQNAEHLRIIREIGLKSCIMLPLMARERIFGAISFFTSESERRYSTSDLSLAEDIAHRAAIAIDNARLYQEAQQAQKTAEIALERIARLQSITAALSESLTPAQVSEVIVEQSMAALGANSALVALLNENKTELEIVQTVGYNQDLVEAWRHFSIDSPSPLAEAVRTGQPTWIESKQNRMARYPHLAEAYAQYDIDAWISIPLMVEGSAVGGVTLGFDQLQLLSGEDQAFILAVAQQCAQAIARAHLYEAERTARNAAESANRIKDEFLAVLSHELRTPLNPILGWTKLMRSRKLDQATSDRALETIERNAKLQTQLIEDLLDVSRILQGKLNLNFGPINLVSVIEAAIETVRLSAQAKSIEIETIFESGVGQVLGDGNRLQQVIWNILSNAIKFTPNRGQVTIKLEQVGSQVQICVTDTGKGIVPEFLPYVFDYFRQADGATTRKFGGLGLGLAIVRHLVELHGGTVQVESLGEEKGATFTVRLPCLQDESKGIKDKINTSSLLPDQSLPLSGLNILVVDDDADMREFLPFMLEQYGATVTAVASAIAALTALSQSQPNLIISDIGMPEMDGYMLMRQIRSLEPEKGGTIPAIALTAYAGEMDSRQAIAAGFQQHISKPVDPEELVKAIGSLIKSL
- a CDS encoding cytochrome c biogenesis protein CcdA, coding for MFDNLQTQIYQLEQFANSLVSNQLAHLSVVSVGIIFGAGLLTSLTPCMLSMLPITIGYIGGYEAKNRLQAAAQSTWFALGLATTLAGMGIIAALVGKVYGQVGIGLPIIVSIIAILMGLNLLEALPLQFPSLGETNWISQDLPIGLRSYLLGLTFGLVASPCSTPVLASLLGWIANTQDLILGAVLLLSYTAGYVAPLILAGTFTASIKKLLELRRWSGWINPVSGALLVGFGVFSLISRIPLGSF
- a CDS encoding cytochrome c biogenesis protein encodes the protein MTLEDSASKELKWWARPGNYLRQELLPVLTNLRLAIALLLLIAIFSSTGTVIEQGQPPAFYQANYPEHPALFGFLTWKVIQVVGLDHVYRTWWFLALLILFGTSLTACSFTRQLPALKAAQRWKYYEEPRQFQKLALSAELDNGSLNSLSQLLQKRRYKIFPDQEKENILYARKGIVGRIGPIIVHIGIVAILLGGIWGAMTGFMAQEMIASGDTFQVTNIVDAGPIAAQVSKDWSVRVNRFWIDYTPSGGIDQFYSDMSVLNKQGEEVDHKKIFVNEPLRYRGITFYQTDWGIAGVRVQFNNSPIFQLPMALLNTKGQGRIWGTWVPTKPDLSEGVSLLAKDLQGMVLIYDPKGKLVDTVRAGMSTEVNGVKLKILDVIGSTGLQIKADPGIPIVYSGFGLLMLGVVMSYFSHSQIWALQKGDLLYVGGKTNRAQVAFEQEVLEILDRLSSEPKIEEKETAIEV